One segment of Neobacillus endophyticus DNA contains the following:
- the rpsM gene encoding 30S ribosomal protein S13, which translates to MARIAGVDIPREKRVVISLTYIFGIGKKTAQKVLAEAGVSEDTRVRDLTEDELNKIRDILDKLKVEGDLRREVSLNIKRLMEIGCYRGLRHRRGLPVRGQNTKNNARTRKGPRKTVANKKK; encoded by the coding sequence ATGGCACGTATTGCTGGTGTGGACATTCCACGTGAAAAGCGTGTAGTGATCTCTTTAACTTATATTTTTGGAATTGGTAAAAAGACTGCACAAAAGGTCTTGGCAGAAGCAGGTGTTTCTGAAGACACTCGTGTACGTGATTTAACGGAAGATGAATTAAACAAAATCCGTGATATTCTTGATAAATTAAAAGTTGAAGGTGACCTTCGCCGTGAAGTTTCACTTAACATTAAGCGTCTAATGGAAATCGGCTGCTACCGCGGTCTTCGTCATCGTCGTGGTTTACCGGTTCGTGGACAAAACACGAAAAACAACGCTCGTACACGCAAAGGTCCTCGTAAGACTGTTGCGAACAAGAAAAAGTAA
- the rpsK gene encoding 30S ribosomal protein S11, which yields MARKTNTRKRRVKKNIEAGVAHIRSTFNNTIVTITDVHGNAISWSSAGALGFKGSRKSTPFAAQMAAETAAKASMEHGMKTLEVTVKGPGAGREAAIRALQAAGLEVTAIKDVTPVPHNGCRPPKRRRV from the coding sequence ATGGCACGTAAAACGAATACTCGTAAACGTCGGGTTAAAAAGAATATTGAAGCTGGTGTTGCACATATCCGTTCAACATTCAACAATACAATCGTAACAATTACTGATGTTCATGGAAACGCAATTTCTTGGTCAAGTGCTGGTGCGCTTGGATTTAAAGGTTCTCGTAAATCTACTCCATTCGCAGCACAAATGGCTGCTGAAACTGCGGCTAAAGCATCTATGGAACACGGAATGAAAACTTTAGAAGTAACGGTTAAAGGACCTGGTGCAGGTCGTGAAGCTGCTATTCGTGCACTTCAAGCTGCAGGCCTTGAGGTTACTGCTATTAAAGACGTTACACCTGTTCCACATAACGGCTGCCGTCCGCCAAAACGTCGTCGCGTTTAA
- a CDS encoding DNA-directed RNA polymerase subunit alpha, whose translation MIEIEKPKIETVEISDDAKYGKFVVEPLERGYGTTLGNSLRRILLSSLPGAAVTSIQVDGVLHEFSTIEGVVEDVTSIILNIKKIALKIYSDEEKTLEIDVQGEGPITAGNITHDSDVEILNPDLHIATLGSNGHLRMRLTARRGRGYTPADQNKREDQPIGVIPIDSIYTPVARVSYQVENTRVGQLSNYDKLTLDVWTDGSTGPKEAIALGSKILTEHLNIFVGLTDEAQNAEIMIEKEEDQKEKVLEMTIEELDLSVRSYNCLKRAGINTVQELANKTEEDMMKVRNLGRKSLEEVKAKLEELGLGLRKDD comes from the coding sequence ATGATCGAAATAGAAAAACCAAAAATCGAAACGGTTGAGATCAGCGATGATGCCAAATACGGAAAGTTCGTTGTAGAGCCACTTGAGCGTGGATATGGTACCACTTTGGGTAACTCCTTACGTCGTATCCTATTATCTTCACTCCCAGGTGCCGCTGTTACTTCGATTCAGGTCGATGGGGTACTTCATGAGTTCTCAACAATTGAAGGCGTCGTGGAGGATGTTACATCCATCATTTTAAACATTAAAAAAATTGCTTTAAAAATCTATTCTGACGAAGAAAAAACCTTAGAAATTGATGTTCAAGGTGAAGGTCCTATTACTGCAGGGAATATTACTCATGACAGTGATGTTGAGATTTTAAATCCAGATCTTCATATTGCTACATTAGGCTCTAATGGGCATCTTCGCATGAGATTAACGGCAAGACGCGGTCGCGGATATACGCCAGCGGATCAAAACAAGCGTGAAGACCAGCCTATTGGTGTCATTCCAATTGATTCAATTTACACGCCTGTTGCCCGTGTGTCTTATCAGGTAGAAAATACGCGTGTAGGTCAATTATCAAACTATGATAAGCTGACGCTTGATGTGTGGACTGATGGAAGCACTGGTCCAAAAGAAGCAATTGCTCTTGGTTCAAAAATATTAACCGAGCATTTGAACATCTTCGTAGGTTTGACTGATGAAGCGCAAAATGCTGAAATTATGATTGAAAAAGAAGAAGACCAAAAAGAAAAAGTTCTAGAAATGACAATTGAGGAACTCGATCTTTCTGTTCGTTCTTATAACTGCCTAAAACGTGCAGGCATCAATACTGTTCAGGAATTAGCTAATAAAACTGAAGAAGATATGATGAAAGTGCGTAATTTAGGACGCAAATCACTTGAAGAAGTGAAGGCAAAACTAGAAGAGCTTGGATTGGGCTTACGCAAAGACGACTAG
- the rplQ gene encoding 50S ribosomal protein L17, which yields MAYRKLGRTSAQRKAMLRDLTTDLIINERIETTETRAKELRSTVEKMITLGKRGDLHARRQAAAFVRNEVANAENGQDALQKLFTDIAPRYQERQGGYTRIMKLGQRRGDGAPMVIIELV from the coding sequence ATGGCATACAGAAAGTTAGGACGTACAAGCGCACAGCGTAAAGCAATGCTGCGTGATTTAACAACAGATTTAATCATCAACGAACGCATTGAAACAACAGAAACGCGTGCGAAAGAACTTCGTTCAACAGTTGAAAAAATGATCACTTTAGGCAAACGTGGTGATTTACATGCACGCCGCCAAGCTGCTGCATTTGTTCGCAATGAAGTAGCTAATGCTGAAAATGGTCAAGATGCTTTACAAAAACTTTTCACTGATATCGCTCCACGTTACCAAGAGCGCCAAGGTGGATATACTCGTATCATGAAGCTTGGTCAACGTCGCGGTGACGGTGCACCAATGGTGATTATTGAGTTAGTTTAA
- a CDS encoding energy-coupling factor ABC transporter ATP-binding protein: protein MEKSIVSLKEVSFQYDSQEHYALKNVSFDINEGEWLAIVGHNGSGKSTMAKLLNGLQFPQNGEITVCGLKLEEESIWEIRKKIGMVFQNPDNQFVGTTVEDDVAFGLENNGIPREEMIQRVQDSLRKVKMDQFLHQEPHHLSGGQKQRVAIAGVLALRPAIIILDEATSMLDPRGRTEVLETVRALKAERLLTVISITHDLEEAAKADRIIVMNKGEVFCEGTPEEIFSMDEQLIQLGLDIPFSVKMSKAFRKQGFELSKHYLSEEELVKELWTSHSHM, encoded by the coding sequence ATGGAAAAGTCAATTGTTTCTCTTAAGGAAGTTTCTTTTCAATATGATTCCCAAGAACACTATGCCTTAAAAAATGTATCCTTCGACATCAATGAAGGAGAGTGGCTTGCAATTGTTGGTCATAACGGTTCAGGGAAATCTACCATGGCTAAGCTTTTAAATGGATTGCAATTTCCGCAAAATGGGGAAATAACGGTCTGCGGATTGAAGCTTGAAGAGGAGTCCATATGGGAAATAAGAAAAAAAATTGGCATGGTGTTTCAAAATCCTGATAATCAGTTTGTTGGGACTACTGTTGAAGATGATGTGGCTTTTGGGTTAGAAAATAACGGAATCCCGAGAGAAGAAATGATCCAAAGAGTCCAAGATTCATTAAGAAAGGTAAAAATGGATCAATTTCTGCATCAAGAGCCCCACCATCTATCAGGTGGACAAAAGCAGCGAGTCGCTATTGCTGGTGTACTTGCATTGAGACCGGCCATTATTATTCTGGATGAAGCAACATCCATGCTCGACCCAAGAGGCAGAACAGAAGTCTTGGAGACTGTCAGGGCATTAAAAGCGGAAAGATTACTTACGGTTATCTCTATTACTCATGATTTGGAAGAAGCAGCTAAAGCGGATCGGATAATTGTCATGAATAAAGGAGAGGTTTTTTGTGAAGGAACACCTGAAGAAATTTTTTCAATGGATGAACAATTGATTCAATTAGGGCTGGATATTCCGTTTTCGGTAAAAATGAGTAAAGCGTTTCGAAAACAAGGGTTTGAACTATCCAAGCATTATTTATCAGAAGAAGAGTTGGTGAAAGAGCTATGGACATCTCACTCTCACATGTAG
- a CDS encoding energy-coupling factor ABC transporter ATP-binding protein, whose amino-acid sequence MDISLSHVEYRYQAKTPFERIAIQDVTIDIPSGTYLAVIGHTGSGKSTVLQHLNALLQPTEGIVKIGNQEIKAHQKNKHLKPVRQKVGIVFQFPEHQLFEETVEKDIIFGPMNFGVSEEEAKERARFALKQVGLGEEVLLKSPFDLSGGQMRRVAIAGVLAMGPEVIVLDEPTAGLDPRGRKEIMDMFYSLHQERGLSTILVTHSMEDAARYANQIVIMQQGRVVNKGTPEEIFSAPEELMKMGLDVPEVVRFQLLLEEKMDLKLEKTYLTIGELSEAAATLLKGGIRP is encoded by the coding sequence ATGGACATCTCACTCTCACATGTAGAATACCGCTACCAGGCTAAGACACCATTTGAAAGAATTGCGATTCAAGATGTAACCATTGATATTCCTTCAGGAACCTATTTGGCTGTAATTGGCCATACCGGTTCAGGAAAATCTACGGTTTTGCAGCATTTGAATGCCCTTCTTCAGCCTACAGAGGGAATAGTTAAGATTGGCAATCAAGAAATCAAAGCTCATCAGAAAAATAAGCATTTAAAACCAGTCAGACAAAAAGTCGGGATTGTTTTTCAATTCCCGGAGCATCAATTGTTTGAGGAAACTGTGGAGAAAGATATCATTTTTGGTCCGATGAATTTTGGTGTTTCTGAGGAAGAAGCAAAGGAACGTGCACGATTTGCTTTAAAGCAAGTGGGGCTTGGTGAGGAAGTTTTATTAAAATCACCTTTTGACCTTTCTGGCGGACAAATGCGTCGTGTAGCGATTGCAGGTGTATTGGCAATGGGTCCTGAAGTGATCGTTTTGGATGAACCAACAGCGGGATTAGATCCCCGGGGCCGTAAAGAAATCATGGACATGTTTTATTCTCTTCATCAAGAAAGAGGACTTTCTACAATATTAGTCACGCACAGCATGGAAGATGCAGCCAGATACGCGAATCAAATTGTCATCATGCAGCAAGGCAGAGTTGTAAACAAAGGCACTCCTGAAGAGATATTTTCTGCACCGGAAGAATTAATGAAAATGGGATTGGATGTTCCAGAGGTTGTTCGATTTCAATTATTGCTTGAGGAAAAAATGGACTTGAAGTTGGAGAAAACTTATTTAACGATTGGTGAGTTATCAGAAGCTGCAGCCACCCTTTTAAAAGGGGGAATTCGGCCATGA
- a CDS encoding energy-coupling factor transporter transmembrane component T family protein, protein MMEKMIFGRYVPADSSIHKMDSRSKLLIIFLFVCIIFLANNGVTYALIAIYTFFMIAMSRIPFRFLYGGLKPVIWLVVFTFLLQLFFTQQGTLLYRFGPVKIYEEGLTQGLYISFRFFFLILMTSLLTLTTTPIEITDGLESLLHPLNRLRFPVHEMALMMSIALRFIPTLMEETDKIMKAQMARGVEFGSGPLQERIKAVIPLLIPLFVSAFKRAEELAIAMEARGYRGGEGRTKYRQLSWKVADSLQIVLLAVLTVLLLLFRS, encoded by the coding sequence ATGATGGAAAAAATGATTTTTGGTCGCTATGTCCCGGCAGATTCATCTATTCACAAAATGGATTCGCGTTCAAAGCTTCTCATCATCTTCTTGTTTGTTTGCATTATTTTTCTTGCGAATAATGGAGTCACTTACGCACTTATTGCCATTTATACTTTTTTTATGATAGCCATGTCAAGGATTCCATTCCGTTTCCTATATGGTGGACTTAAACCTGTTATTTGGCTAGTGGTGTTTACTTTTTTATTGCAGCTATTTTTTACACAGCAGGGGACCCTTTTGTACAGGTTTGGCCCAGTGAAAATTTACGAAGAAGGACTAACACAAGGATTATATATTTCTTTTCGTTTTTTCTTTTTAATTTTAATGACTTCGCTGCTAACATTGACGACTACGCCAATTGAAATTACAGATGGGTTGGAGAGTCTTTTACACCCATTAAATCGTTTGCGTTTTCCTGTTCATGAAATGGCACTGATGATGTCTATTGCCTTACGGTTTATTCCAACACTGATGGAGGAAACTGATAAAATTATGAAGGCGCAGATGGCCAGAGGCGTTGAGTTTGGCAGCGGTCCGCTGCAGGAGAGGATTAAGGCTGTCATTCCATTGTTGATTCCTTTATTTGTAAGTGCCTTTAAACGTGCGGAAGAGCTGGCGATCGCGATGGAAGCCAGAGGTTATCGCGGCGGTGAAGGGAGAACCAAGTACCGCCAGTTAAGCTGGAAAGTGGCTGATTCTCTGCAGATTGTGCTGTTGGCTGTTTTAACTGTTTTATTATTATTATTTCGATCATAA
- the truA gene encoding tRNA pseudouridine(38-40) synthase TruA: MQRYKGIIAYDGTDFSGYQVQPNKRTVQSELEAVLTKMHKGNHVKVAASGRTDAGVHAMGQVIHFDSPLSIPDERWVQALNSLLPKDISVLSVKETVNSFHARYDAAGKEYRYRLYLSAKRDPFQRNYAYQYPYALNIDEMRKASRYFLDEPHDYTSFCSAKTEVEDKIRTIHSIEFVQEGEHLTIRFVGNGFLYNMVRILVGTLLEVGSGDRASEEMPAILEKKDRSAAGKTAPAHGLYLWEVFY, from the coding sequence ATGCAGAGGTACAAAGGGATTATTGCCTATGATGGCACGGATTTTTCCGGTTATCAAGTTCAGCCCAATAAACGAACTGTACAGTCTGAACTGGAAGCTGTGTTAACAAAAATGCATAAGGGCAATCATGTAAAAGTAGCTGCATCAGGGAGAACGGATGCTGGGGTTCATGCCATGGGCCAAGTTATTCATTTTGATTCACCGCTTTCGATTCCTGATGAGCGCTGGGTCCAGGCTTTAAATTCATTGCTGCCGAAGGATATTTCAGTTCTTTCTGTGAAAGAGACAGTAAATTCCTTTCATGCACGGTATGATGCGGCTGGAAAAGAATATCGTTATCGATTGTATTTGTCGGCGAAGCGGGATCCGTTTCAGCGAAATTATGCTTATCAGTATCCATACGCATTAAATATTGATGAAATGCGTAAAGCAAGTCGGTATTTTTTAGATGAACCTCATGACTATACAAGCTTTTGCTCTGCTAAAACGGAAGTTGAGGATAAAATTCGTACGATCCATTCGATTGAATTTGTACAAGAAGGGGAGCACTTAACTATTCGGTTTGTGGGAAACGGCTTTTTGTATAATATGGTCCGAATATTAGTGGGAACTCTTTTAGAGGTTGGCTCAGGTGACCGGGCTTCTGAGGAAATGCCTGCTATTTTAGAAAAGAAAGACCGCTCCGCAGCAGGGAAGACCGCTCCAGCACATGGGCTTTATCTTTGGGAAGTATTTTATTAA
- the rplM gene encoding 50S ribosomal protein L13 has protein sequence MRTTFMANANTIERKWYVVDAEGKTLGRLASEVASILRGKHKPTYTPHVDTGDHVIILNASKIELTGKKLTDKIYYRHSQHPGGLKQRTALEMRTNYAERMLELAIKGMLPKNSLGRQMIKKLHVYAGAEHPHQAQKPEVYELRG, from the coding sequence ATGCGTACAACGTTTATGGCAAATGCCAACACTATCGAGCGTAAATGGTACGTAGTTGATGCTGAGGGCAAAACTCTTGGACGTCTTGCTTCTGAAGTAGCATCAATCTTACGTGGTAAGCACAAACCAACTTATACACCACATGTTGACACTGGTGATCATGTAATTATTCTTAATGCATCTAAGATTGAATTAACTGGTAAGAAATTAACTGACAAAATCTACTACCGTCACAGCCAACACCCAGGCGGTTTAAAACAAAGAACGGCTCTTGAAATGCGTACAAATTACGCTGAAAGAATGCTTGAACTTGCTATTAAAGGCATGCTTCCAAAGAATTCCCTAGGCCGTCAAATGATCAAAAAATTACACGTATACGCTGGCGCAGAGCATCCGCACCAAGCACAAAAACCAGAAGTTTACGAACTTCGCGGTTAA
- the rpsI gene encoding 30S ribosomal protein S9, translating into MAQVQYIGTGRRKSSVARVRLVPGTGKIVVNGREIEDYIPFEALRVVVRQPLVATETVGSYDVLVNVSGGGYTGQAGAIRHGIARALLQADPEYRPTLKRAGLLTRDARMKERKKYGLKGARRAPQFSKR; encoded by the coding sequence TTGGCACAAGTTCAATACATTGGTACTGGCCGTCGTAAGAGCTCTGTCGCACGTGTGCGCTTAGTTCCAGGCACAGGTAAAATTGTTGTTAATGGTCGTGAAATCGAAGATTATATCCCATTCGAAGCTTTACGTGTTGTTGTAAGACAACCATTAGTAGCTACTGAAACAGTTGGCAGCTACGATGTTCTTGTAAACGTAAGCGGTGGTGGTTACACTGGTCAAGCTGGCGCAATCCGTCACGGTATCGCTCGTGCATTGCTTCAAGCAGATCCAGAATACCGTCCAACATTAAAACGTGCAGGCTTATTAACTCGCGACGCTCGTATGAAAGAGCGTAAAAAATACGGTCTTAAAGGTGCTCGTCGTGCACCTCAGTTCTCAAAGCGTTAA
- a CDS encoding response regulator produces MTIRILIADDHHVVRRGLVFFLRTQKDFEIIGEAANGKEAVELAKTLKPDLILMDLIMPKVDGIQATKMIKKEQPDIKIMMLTSFSDQDHVIPALEAGASGFQLKDIQPDELVISIKKIMEGENQLHPKATTHLLANLSNKSKPEKKVIEELTKRELDVLKEIAKGKSNKEIASALFITEKTVKTHVSNLLGKLELADRTQAALYAVRHQLAD; encoded by the coding sequence ATGACGATACGCATTTTAATTGCCGACGATCATCATGTGGTAAGGAGAGGACTAGTCTTTTTCCTTCGCACCCAAAAGGATTTTGAAATTATTGGAGAAGCTGCAAATGGAAAAGAAGCCGTTGAACTGGCAAAAACACTTAAACCGGATCTCATCCTTATGGACCTGATAATGCCAAAAGTTGATGGCATCCAGGCCACCAAGATGATTAAAAAAGAACAGCCAGACATTAAAATTATGATGCTGACCAGTTTCTCTGACCAGGATCATGTCATTCCGGCGCTTGAAGCGGGTGCATCAGGGTTCCAGTTAAAAGACATTCAGCCAGATGAACTTGTTATATCCATCAAAAAAATCATGGAAGGAGAAAATCAACTCCATCCAAAAGCTACCACTCACTTGCTAGCGAATTTGTCCAATAAAAGCAAGCCGGAAAAAAAGGTAATCGAAGAATTAACAAAAAGAGAGTTAGATGTTCTAAAAGAAATTGCCAAAGGAAAAAGCAATAAAGAAATTGCTTCCGCTTTATTTATCACTGAAAAAACCGTTAAGACACACGTATCGAATCTTTTGGGAAAACTTGAACTTGCTGATCGGACTCAGGCGGCACTATACGCGGTGAGACATCAATTAGCTGATTAA
- a CDS encoding GAF domain-containing sensor histidine kinase, whose protein sequence is MSVEAEYEEISILKEIAELLNEGTDTNDILSGVLKKLLHVTGLQTGWIFLIDENGTHHLAADEALPPALTNNTKQRMCLGNCWCVNKYNNHQLKKATNIMECKRIEEAMEENAGETCGLTHHATVPLGAGQERFGLLNVGSPYKTHFEKNELALLEAVAYQIGTALKRIKLTQREQETALIAERNRLARDLHDSVNQLLFSLSLTARAGVEMTSVAEVKQTFNYIQDLAQEALGEMRALIWQLRPQGLENGLISALRSYAEMLGLAIETNVMGAASIPGKVEEALWRIGQEALANCKKHSQSTVVKLFFHTAKDGVAMTVQDNGCGFHFEEELEIPSLGLKNMKSPTEALKGKFQLNSKPGSGTEIQIYIPF, encoded by the coding sequence ATGTCCGTAGAGGCTGAATACGAAGAAATTAGCATTTTAAAGGAAATTGCCGAGCTCCTAAATGAAGGCACAGATACAAATGATATTTTGTCGGGCGTATTGAAAAAGCTTTTGCATGTAACTGGACTGCAAACAGGATGGATTTTTTTAATTGACGAAAATGGGACCCATCATCTCGCTGCCGACGAAGCACTGCCGCCTGCCCTGACAAATAACACGAAACAGAGGATGTGCCTCGGCAATTGCTGGTGTGTAAATAAATACAATAATCATCAATTGAAGAAAGCAACAAATATTATGGAATGTAAAAGAATTGAAGAAGCAATGGAAGAGAATGCGGGAGAAACATGCGGGCTAACCCATCATGCTACCGTCCCGCTTGGAGCTGGACAGGAACGATTTGGGCTTTTAAACGTTGGCTCGCCTTATAAAACGCATTTTGAAAAAAATGAACTCGCATTACTCGAAGCCGTTGCCTATCAAATCGGCACTGCTTTAAAAAGAATCAAACTCACTCAGCGTGAACAGGAAACCGCACTTATTGCTGAACGAAACCGCCTGGCAAGGGATCTTCATGATTCCGTCAATCAGCTTTTATTTTCCCTCAGCCTTACTGCAAGGGCTGGCGTGGAAATGACCTCAGTGGCCGAAGTTAAACAAACGTTTAATTATATTCAAGATTTGGCTCAGGAGGCGCTGGGGGAAATGCGGGCCTTGATCTGGCAACTGCGGCCGCAGGGTTTGGAAAATGGGCTGATTAGCGCCTTGAGAAGTTATGCTGAAATGCTGGGCCTAGCTATTGAAACGAATGTGATGGGTGCTGCCAGTATTCCTGGAAAAGTTGAGGAAGCTTTATGGCGAATTGGACAAGAAGCGCTGGCCAATTGTAAAAAACACTCTCAGTCCACTGTAGTAAAATTATTTTTTCATACAGCTAAGGACGGGGTCGCCATGACAGTACAAGATAACGGCTGTGGCTTTCATTTTGAAGAAGAACTGGAAATCCCTTCATTGGGATTAAAAAATATGAAATCACCGACGGAAGCATTAAAAGGGAAATTTCAATTAAACAGTAAGCCGGGAAGCGGAACAGAAATACAGATTTACATTCCGTTCTAG
- a CDS encoding VOC family protein — translation MRFHHYAMEVRNIEESITFFKNHFGLHEECRLILMEEEIVFLVSDHFRLELIATQQEKNEYHVCFEVSNLKEVINRFSHRILEGPYKLENGWETVFIKGADREIIEFLQVRSNA, via the coding sequence ATGCGATTTCACCATTATGCCATGGAAGTAAGAAATATAGAGGAGTCGATTACTTTTTTTAAAAATCATTTTGGATTACACGAAGAGTGCCGATTGATTTTGATGGAGGAGGAAATCGTGTTTCTTGTGTCAGATCATTTCCGTCTCGAGTTAATCGCAACCCAACAAGAGAAGAACGAGTATCATGTTTGTTTTGAAGTAAGCAATCTAAAAGAAGTGATTAACCGATTTAGTCATCGGATCCTAGAAGGACCGTATAAGCTTGAAAACGGCTGGGAAACTGTCTTTATCAAGGGGGCAGACCGTGAAATTATTGAGTTTTTACAGGTTAGAAGTAACGCCTAA
- a CDS encoding S-adenosylmethionine:tRNA ribosyltransferase-isomerase, which translates to MAVKALDFYLPDDLNASHPPEKRGLRRDHVRMMVLNRLTGEVKHDHFFHLANYLEPGDLVILNNSRTIPAVLQAAWIRNSLQIAQSLEVRLARRRHEDIWEALIIANHVKTGDYLHFCAELSATVIGEKENSPLKVIQFSKKGTDLLNIIYELGEPVRYEYIHHPWELDYYQTIFASHPGSVEMPSAGRAFSWELIFDLKRRNIQLDFIQLHTGLSYFLDDQWPQSPEENDEEYNIPEQTMERIRNAKASGNRVIAVGTTVVRALETAAKTGLLSGVTNLYIAPHTSLKIVDGIITGFHEPKASHLDMLSAFVPEEYLMQAYTQAVQSGYLWHEFGDMNFIL; encoded by the coding sequence ATGGCCGTAAAAGCGTTGGATTTTTATCTTCCGGATGATCTGAATGCTTCTCACCCTCCTGAAAAACGAGGGCTAAGGAGGGATCATGTTCGAATGATGGTGCTGAACCGGCTAACAGGGGAAGTTAAACACGACCATTTTTTCCATTTAGCGAATTATCTCGAGCCTGGGGACCTTGTGATATTGAATAACAGCAGAACCATTCCTGCTGTCTTACAAGCTGCTTGGATCCGAAACTCTCTTCAAATTGCACAATCATTGGAAGTAAGACTAGCAAGGCGCCGGCATGAAGACATTTGGGAAGCACTTATTATCGCAAACCATGTAAAGACGGGTGATTATTTACATTTTTGCGCTGAACTATCCGCTACGGTTATCGGTGAAAAAGAAAATTCACCTTTGAAAGTCATTCAATTTTCTAAAAAAGGAACAGACTTGCTTAATATAATCTACGAACTCGGAGAACCGGTACGATACGAATACATTCACCATCCCTGGGAATTAGATTATTATCAAACGATTTTTGCCAGCCACCCAGGCTCAGTGGAGATGCCCTCAGCTGGCAGAGCCTTCAGCTGGGAATTGATTTTTGACTTAAAACGCAGAAACATTCAGCTTGATTTTATCCAGCTCCATACCGGACTGAGCTACTTCCTTGATGATCAATGGCCTCAGTCCCCGGAAGAGAATGATGAGGAGTACAACATTCCTGAACAGACGATGGAAAGGATACGAAATGCAAAAGCATCCGGCAACAGGGTGATTGCTGTTGGAACTACGGTCGTTCGGGCTCTTGAGACTGCTGCCAAAACGGGGCTACTCTCAGGTGTGACCAATTTATATATAGCTCCTCACACTTCTTTAAAAATTGTCGACGGTATTATAACTGGTTTTCATGAACCTAAGGCAAGTCATCTTGATATGCTGTCAGCCTTTGTACCCGAAGAATATTTAATGCAAGCCTATACCCAGGCCGTTCAATCTGGCTACTTATGGCATGAATTCGGGGATATGAATTTCATTTTATGA
- a CDS encoding SDR family NAD(P)-dependent oxidoreductase, producing MDQKVVMITGASKGLGRALTIAFAKEGARLAICSRSTESLQIVKEKAESLGAEVLAITADISKSRDVERFVAMTEETFGHIDVLINNASILGPSPMPLLLDYPEEDFAEVLRVNTVSPFLVTRRVIPGMLERNEGSIINVTSEAGHTGYAGWGAYGISKFALEGLTQTWADELSETNIRINMVDPGEMDTDMHRLAVPDCDHPLAKPEEVVGVFLYLASDRSKKVNGKRFEAQAKEEL from the coding sequence ATGGATCAAAAAGTTGTGATGATTACTGGAGCTTCCAAAGGATTGGGCAGAGCATTGACAATCGCGTTTGCCAAGGAAGGTGCAAGGCTCGCTATTTGCTCAAGATCAACGGAAAGCTTACAAATAGTAAAAGAAAAGGCTGAGAGCTTAGGGGCCGAAGTGTTGGCGATAACAGCCGATATTTCCAAATCAAGGGATGTAGAGCGGTTCGTCGCCATGACCGAAGAAACATTTGGTCATATTGATGTATTGATAAACAATGCCTCCATTTTGGGACCTAGTCCAATGCCATTACTCCTCGATTATCCTGAGGAAGATTTTGCAGAAGTACTAAGGGTAAATACAGTTTCACCATTTTTGGTAACCAGAAGAGTCATACCTGGTATGCTGGAGCGCAATGAAGGCTCCATTATCAATGTAACCTCCGAAGCTGGTCATACAGGCTATGCTGGATGGGGCGCATATGGTATTTCAAAATTCGCTCTTGAAGGACTCACCCAAACATGGGCAGATGAACTAAGCGAAACAAACATACGGATAAATATGGTCGACCCGGGAGAAATGGACACAGATATGCACCGGTTGGCAGTTCCTGATTGCGACCACCCATTAGCTAAACCTGAAGAGGTTGTTGGCGTGTTTTTATATTTGGCATCGGATCGGTCAAAAAAGGTGAACGGAAAACGGTTTGAAGCTCAAGCTAAGGAGGAATTATGA